The following coding sequences are from one Macrobrachium rosenbergii isolate ZJJX-2024 chromosome 36, ASM4041242v1, whole genome shotgun sequence window:
- the LOC136824968 gene encoding tigger transposable element-derived protein 1-like has product MPPKKVKSDGEKVQKITIETMKEIIEKSERCVCVTDLGTDYKIAKSTISTILKNKEAIREANVAKGMTLPNKTRSQTLEKVEKIILKWVKKKQMAGDIIIKPIICEKAWQVHQSLLKETPSISATPEEFKASRGWFDNLRRRTGIHCVLRHGDSASTDKATAERM; this is encoded by the coding sequence atgcccCCTAAGAAAGTGAAGAGTGATGGTGAGAAAGTGCAGAAGATAACCAttgaaacaatgaaagaaattatagaaaagtcTGAGCGTTGTGTTTGTGTGACCGACCTCGGGACCGACTACAAGATAGCCAAATCGACGATTTcgacaattttgaaaaacaaggagGCCATTAGAGAGGCTAATGTTGCAAAGGGCATGACTCTACCTAATAAGACAAGATCCCAAACACTCGAAAaggtagaaaaaataattttgaaatgggTAAAAAAGAAACAGATGGCAGGTGATATCATCATCAAGCCGATCATCTGCGAGAAAGCTTGGCAAGTTCATCAGAGTTTGCTGAAGGAAACCCCCTCTATTAGTGCCACACCTGAGGAGTTTAAGGCTAGTAGAGGGTGGTTCGACAACTTAAGGAGGAGAACTGGCATCCATTGTGTACTTAGGCATGGTGACTCTGCTAGCACGGACAAGGCTACTGCAGAGCGTATGTGA
- the LOC136824969 gene encoding uncharacterized protein yields the protein MTRKYKTKPPLPRRTAKYKTEPPSPGRTGKYKTKPPSPGVTGKYKTKPPSPGRTGKYKTKPPSLGMTRKYKTKPPSPRRTAKYKTKPPSPGRTGKYNTKPPSPRRTEKYKTKPPSPGMTGKYKTKPPSPGRTGKYKTKPPSLGMTRKYNTKPPSPRRTEKYKTKPPSPGRTGKYKTKPPSLGMTRKYKTKPPSPRRTAKYKTKPPSPGRTGKYNTKPPSPRRTEKYNTKPPSPGMTGKYKTKPPSPGRTGKYKTKPPSLGMTRKYNTKPPSPRRTEKYKTKPPSPGMTGKYKTKPPSPGRTGKYKTKPPSLGMTRKYKTKPPSPRRTGKYKTKPPSPGRTAKYKTKPPSPGRTGKYNTKPPSPRRTEKYKTKPPSPGMTRKYKTKPPSPGRTGKYKTKPPSLGMTRKYKTKPPSPGRTGKYKTKPPSPKRMRKYKTKPPSPRRTEKYKTKPPSPGMTGKYKTKPPSPGRTGKYKTKPPPPGRTG from the coding sequence ATGACAAGGAAATACAAGACTAAACCACCATTACCCAGaaggacagcaaaatacaagactgaaccaccatcacctggaaggACAGGAAAATACAAGACTAAACCACCATCACCAGGAGTGACaggaaaatacaaaactaaaccaCCATCACCCGGAAGGACAGGAAAATACAAGACTAAACCACCATCACTCGGAATGACAAGGAAATACAAGACTAAACCACCATCACCCAGaaggacagcaaaatacaagactaaaccaccatcacctggaaggACGGGAAAATACAACACTAAACCGCCATCACCTAGAAGGACAGAAAAATACAAGACTAAACCACCATCACCAGGAATGACaggaaaatacaaaactaaaccaccatcacctggaaggACAGGAAAATACAAGACTAAACCACCATCACTCGGAATGACAAGGAAATACAACACTAAACCGCCATCACCTAGAaggacagaaaaatacaaaactaaaccaCCATCACCCGGAAGGACAGGAAAATACAAGACTAAACCACCATCACTCGGAATGACAAGGAAATACAAGACTAAACCACCATCACCCAGaaggacagcaaaatacaagactaaaccaccatcacctggaaggACGGGAAAATACAACACTAAACCGCCATCACCTAGAAGGACAGAAAAATACAATACTAAACCACCATCACCAGGAATGACaggaaaatacaaaactaaaccaccatcacctggaaggACAGGAAAATACAAGACTAAACCACCATCACTCGGAATGACAAGGAAATACAACACTAAACCGCCATCACCTAGAAGGACAGAAAAATACAAGACTAAACCACCATCACCAGGAATGACaggaaaatacaaaactaaaccaCCATCACCCGGAAGGACAGGAAAATACAAGACTAAACCACCATCACTCGGAATGACAAGGAAATACAAGACTAAACCACCATCACCCAGAAGGACAGGAAAATACAAGACTAAACCACCATCACCCGGaaggacagcaaaatacaagactaaaccaccatcacctggaaggACGGGAAAATACAACACTAAACCGCCATCACCTAGAAGGACAGAAAAATACAAGACTAAACCACCATCACCAGgaatgacaagaaaatacaaaactaaaccaCCATCACCCGGAAGGACAGGAAAATACAAGACTAAACCACCATCACTCGGAATGACAAGGAAATACAAGACTAAACCACCATCACCCGGAAGGACAGGAAAATACAAGACTAAACCACCATCACCCAAAAGGATGAGAAAATACAAGACTAAACCACCATCACCTAGAAGGACAGAAAAATACAAGACTAAACCACCATCACCAGGAATGACAGGAAAATACAAGACTAaaccaccatcacctggaaggACAGGAAAATACAAGACTAAACCACCACCACCTGGAAGGACAGGATAA